TTGTGGGCGCCGATCGAGCCTATCAATGCGCTTTCAGATATGTTTCGAAGGGCCCAGGTCCCGGTCATTCATCTCAACTGGGGTGTCCGGCTAGATGCCGCCAACTTGCCCGCGAATGTCGTTGACAAAGCATCGTCTTGCGGGCGGCAGATTGGCTACTCCGACCCGATGACGCACGGCCCTGTTCTGGTGGCCGATAGCTGGGGCGCTCGCTCGGTTGATGGTATCGATATGGCGGCGACTGACTACAAGGTTTCCAAACACCGCTTGTCTGGGTTTCGCGACAACGAGCTTGACCAAATCCTGCGCAGGTTGGGCATCACCACGATCTTCTATTCAGGCGTTAATCTCGATCGCTGCGTGTTTGCCACCCTCATGGATGGCTGCTTCCAGGGCTATGACGCCATCCTTGTTGAAGATGCGTGTGCAACGGTGTCACCGGAGCCGATGAGCCAATCGATCCTGGCCCTCGTCCACATGCTTTACGGCTTTTCCGCGCACTCCGCCGCGATCATCGCGGCCGCTCAAGCGCAAATCCCCCCGAGCAACAGCAACCAAAAACAGGGAGAACGATGATGTCGTTCAAGATCAACCGACGCACGTTCGTAGCCGGCACAGCCGCTGCGGCAAGCACATTGGCGATGCCCGCCATCGTGCGCGCGACAACACCCATCAAGATGATCCTCAATTGGCGCTACCAAGGCCCCCAGGCCTGGTTCTTCCTCGCAGAAGACAATGGCTACTTTGCTGATGTCGGCATTGATATGCAGATGGACCAGGGCAATGGGTCCGGCGCGGCGGTCGGATCGGTCGCGGGTGGCGCTTACGATGTGGGCTTCGGTGACATAAACGCGTTGACACAGCTTGTTGCGACCAACCCCGACGAAGCGCCGATTGGCACATACCAGATGTACAACAAGCCGCCGTTCACGGTGGCGGTGCTGTCCTCCAGTGACATCATGACCGCAAGCGATCTGGAGGGACGGAAGCTCGGCGGGTCTGCCAATGATGGCGCGCTGAAG
The Pseudomonadota bacterium genome window above contains:
- a CDS encoding isochorismatase family cysteine hydrolase, encoding MQSADRTLEKPGIWDRWQQAGDTVSLARKVRAPALISIDAQPERITIDLSTSALMIIDMQNDFLHDDGWFAQVRNANVAPLWAPIEPINALSDMFRRAQVPVIHLNWGVRLDAANLPANVVDKASSCGRQIGYSDPMTHGPVLVADSWGARSVDGIDMAATDYKVSKHRLSGFRDNELDQILRRLGITTIFYSGVNLDRCVFATLMDGCFQGYDAILVEDACATVSPEPMSQSILALVHMLYGFSAHSAAIIAAAQAQIPPSNSNQKQGER